Within Microterricola gilva, the genomic segment TCGATCGCCACGGGCACGACCGTGGCGCCGAGGGCGCTCACCAGGTCGAAGAAGGCCGGGAATCCGGGATTCTCGAGCACCACCTTGTCGCCGAAGCGCACAACGGCCTCGAGGCTGCGCGAGACGGCGTCGAGGGCGCCGTCCACCACGGTGAGCGATTCGGCGCGGTACGGCCAGCTCTCATCGAGCACCCGACCGAGCGCGGGGATCACGGGCAGCTCGTGGTAGCTCGCGGTCTCGGCGTGCACAGAGACGCGGGAGAGGGCGGGCCCGAGCGTCGGCAGCAGCAGCGGGTCTGGCGTTCCACGCGAGAGGTCGAGGTGGGCGGCATCCGGGGCCAGCTCGGCGCCTGCGGCCAGTCCGAGCATGCGCGGCGGCAGCCAGGCCCGCGGATGCTGGCGCACGAAGCTGCCCGCCCGACCGCGTGATTCGATCAGCCCGGCCTGGCTCAGCGCCTGCCAAGCGTGGCTGACCGTTGCCGGGCTCACGCCCAGCGTCGCACCGAGTTCGCGCACCGTCGGCAGCCGGTCTCCCGGCGCGAGTTCGCCGCTCGTGATGTGCCTGGCGATGGCCGCGGCGATGCCGCGCGGCGAAGAATCGCCGATCAGTTTCCAGATCTCATTCACGAAACTCTTGCCTCCCGGAGCTTTCGGCAACATGATGATTAACGCGTGTGTCACACAGTGAAACAAAAGAGAAATGTTTACGCCGAACAATAACAGAACGAGCAACGGAGCTCGGTTCGGCTCGACCGCTCGGCGTTGGTGACTCACACGATTTGCCACCGCCGGCACCCCGCAGTGCGAAGCGCACCGCGGCTCAAACCCAGTTTGATCAGGCGCAGTGGAGGCAAACATGACGGCAAACACGAGGACCGGCGACACCCCCAACATCGTTCGAGCAGCACTCACCCAGACCACCTGGACCGGCGACAAAGAATCGATGCTCGACAAGCACGAGCAGTTCGCCCGCACCGCCAAGGAGCAGGGCGCCGAGGTCATCTGCTTCCAGGAGCTCTTCTACGGCCCGTACTTCGGCATCACGGAGGACGCCAAGTACTACGACTACGCAGAGCCGGCCGACGGCCCGGTCGTGCAGCGCTTCGCGGCGCTCGCCAAGGAGCTCGGCATGGTGATGATCCTGCCGATCTACGAGGAGGACCAGCCGGGTGTCTACTACAACACCGCCGTCGTCGTCGATGCCGACGGCACGATCCTCGGTCAATACCGCAAGCACCACATCCCCCACCTCGACAAGTTCTGGGAGAAGTTCTACTTCCGTCCAGGCAACATGGGCTACCCCGTCTTCGACACCGCCGTCGGACCGATCGGCGTCTACATCTGCTACGACAGGCACTTCCCGGAAGGCTGGCGCGAGCTCGCCCTGAACGGCGCCCAGATCGTGTTCAACCCGAACGCCACGAAGCCCGGTCTCTCCAACCGACTGTGGGAGATCGAACAGGCGGCGGCGGCAGCGGCCAACGGCATGTTCGTCGTGGCGTCCAACCGCGTCGGCCGTGAGGACAACGAGTACGGCGACCTCGCCGTCACCTTCTACGGGCGCAGCCAGGTGCTCGACCCCCGCGGCAACTGGGTCGGCGAGCTCGGCTCTGACACCGACGAGGAGGTGCTCGTGCGCGACCTCGACATGAGCCTGATCCGCCAGGTGCGCAACGACTGGCAGTTCTTCCGCGACCGCCGCCCGGAGTCCTACACCTCGATCCCGAAGCCGTAATCGCGAGACCACACGCAAGGAGGATGACATGGCAACGACTCTCATCACCGGCGGCACGGTGGTCACATCGACGGGCAGGGCGGATGCCGATGTGCTCGTCGACGGCGAACGCATCGTCGCGGTGCTCCAGCGCGGCAGCGTGCTGCTCGGCACCGACCTGACCGCCGGCGTCGATAACGTGATCGACGCGACGGGCAAGTACGTGATTCCCGGCGGCATCGACGCGCACACGCACATGTCGCTGCCGTTCGGGGGCACGGCGGCATCCGATAACTTCGAGACCGGGACAAGGGCGGCGGCCTGGGGCGGCACGACGACGATCATCGACTTCGCCGTGCAGAGCCACGGCCAGAAGGTGCAGGACGGCCTCGCAACCTGGCACGGCATGGCGGCCGGCCAGTGCGCGATCGACTACGCCTTCCACCAGATCATCGGCGACGTGAACCCCGACTCGCTGGCGGCCCTCCGTGGGCTGCCGGACGAGGGCATCTCCAGCTACAAGATGTTCATGGCCTACCCCGGTGTGTTCTACAGCGACGACGCCCAGATCCTGCGGGCCATGCAGGTCGCGGCCGACACCGGCATGATGACGATGATGCACGCCGAGAACGGCCCGGCCATCGACGTGCTCGTCGAGCAGCTCCTCGCGCAGGGCAAGAGCGACCCGTACTACCACGGGGTCGCGCGCGCCTGGCAGATGGAGGAGGAGGCGACGCACCGCGCGATCATGCTCGCCAACCTCACCGGGGCGCCGCTCTACGTCGTGCACGTCAGTGCCAAGCAGGCCGTCGAGCAGCTGGCCGCCGCCCGCGACAACGGCCAGAACGTCTTCGGCGAGACCTGCCCGCAGTACCTCTACCTCTCGCTGGAGGACAACCTCGGTGCCAGCAGCGAGGAGTGGGGCAGCTTCGAGGGTGCCAAGTGGGTGTGCTCGACGCCGCTGCGTTCCAAGGAGGAGGGCCACCAGCACCACATGTGGCAGAGCCTGCGCACGAACGACATCCAGATGGTCTCCACCGACCACTGCCCGTTCTGCATGAAGGGGCAGAAGGATCTGGGCCTCGGCAACTTCTCCAAGATCCCGAACGGCATCGGCTCGGTCGAACACCGCATGGACCTGCTCTACCAGGGCGTCGTCGACGGCCAGATCTCTCTGGAGCGCTGGGTCGAGATCACGAGCACGACCCCGGCGCGCATGTTCGGCATCTACGGCAAGAAGGGCGTCATCCAGCCGGGCGCGGATGCCGACATCGTCGTCTACGACCCGAACGGCCACACCTCGATCGGTTACCCCGTCGACAAGGACGGCAACCCGACCGGGCGCAGCCACCACATGAACATGGACCACTCCGCGTGGGAGGGCTACGAGATCGACGGCCACGTCGACACCGTGCTCTCGCGCGGCAAGGTCGTCGTCACCGACCGGCAGTACGTCGGCGCCAAGGGCGACGGCCAGTTCGTCCGGCGCGGACTCAGCCAGTATCTGATCTAGGCAGTACCCGCACACAGCGCAGTCTTCGCACTCGGAAAGGGAAACAGATGGATTTTGGAGCGGTACTGCAGACCAACCCGCCGTCGGCACGCACGGTGCAGCTGGCCAAGCTCGCCGAGGACCACGGCTTCACCCACGTCTGGACCTTCGACTCGCACCTGCTCTGGCAGGAGCCGTATGTGATCTACAGCAAGATCCTGGCCGAGACGCGCAAGGTCATCGTCGGGCCGATGGTCACGAACCCGGCGACCAGGGACTGGACGGTCACGGCCTCAACCTACGCCACGCTCAACGAGATGTACGGCAACCGCACCATCTGCGGCATCGGGCGCGGCGACTCGGCCGTGCGCGTGACCAACGGGGCGCCGACGACGCTGAAGACGCTGCGGGAGTCGATCCACGTCATCCGCGAGCTGGCGAACTCGCGCCCGGTCGAGTACAACGGCGCGACGCTGCAGTTCCCGTGGAGCACCGGATCGACGCTCGACATCTGGGTCGCCGCCTACGGTCCGCTCGCGCTCAAGCTGGCCGGCGAGGTCGGCGACGGCTTCATCCTGCAGCTGGCCGACGTCGACATCGCCGCGTGGATGATCAAGACGGTGCGGGATGCCGCGGAGGCGGCGGGCCGTGACCCGATGTCGGTCAAGTTCTGCATCGCGGCGCCGATGTACATCGGCGACGACTGGGAGCACATGCGCGAGCAGTGCCGCTGGTTCGGCGGCATGGTCGGCAACCACGTGGCCGACATCGTCGCCAAGTACGGCATGCACGGCGACGTGCCCGAGGCGCTCACCGACTACATCGCGGGGCGCGAGAGCTACGACTACAACGAGCACGGCCGGGCGGGCAACACCCACGCCAGCTTCGTGCCGGACGAGATCGTCGACCGCTTCTGCATCATGGGAACGGCCAAGGAGCACATCGAGAAGCTCGAGGCACTCAAAGCGCTCGGCGTCGACCAGTTCGCCGGCTACCTCCAACACGACAACAAGGAGGAGACGCTGCGGGTATACGGGGAGACCGTGATCCCGGCGCTCAGCGAACACATCACGGCCAAGGCATGACGATGACCGTCTCCCCGATGGGTGACCAGCCGACCTCGCTGGCGGAGTCCGCTGCGCCGGTTGAGCCTGTCGAAACCCCGCGCGCCGACCTCGACCCGTCGACGGGCTCAGGGCGTGCCAGGCGGGGACAGCGCCGCGCCCCGGCACGTGGCGTGCGCGAGCTGCAGGCCTGGGGCTACGGCGCGCTCGGCCTCGCCGCGATCGTCGTCGTCTGGGAGCTGTACAAACTGCTCGCTCCGGCCGACGGCGTCGTGATCGGCGAGACCCGCGTGCTGCCGCGCACCACCGACCTGGCCATGCCGCACATCTGGGACATGCTCGCGCGCCTGTTCGAGCCCGTCACCCGCGCCGACGGCGCCGCGCCGCTCTGGGCGGCGGTCGGCGCCGGCGCACTCGTCACCCTCGGCATCGCCGCGGTCGGCTGGCTGGTCGGCCTCGTCGTCGGCATCGGCCTCGCCCTCGTCATGCTCCGCTGGCGGCTGGCCGAGTGGGGCCTGCTGCCCTGGATCATCCTCAGCCAGACCGTTCCGCTGATCGCCTTCGCCCCCATCGTGCGCAGCTGGGGCTCCCGCATCGAGATCGGCAGCTTCCACTGGGACGACTGGATGTCGGTCGCACTCATCGCCAGCTACCTGGCGTTCTTCCCGATCGCGATCGGCGCGCTGCGCGGCCTGCAGTCGCCGGACGTCATCCACCTCGAACTCATGCACAGTTACGGCATCGGCTGGTGGCGCACGCTGCTGAAGCTGCGGGTGCCGGCATCCGTGCCCTATCTGCTTCCGGCGCTGCGCCTCGGCGCGGCCAACGCGGTGATCGGTGCCGTCGTCGCCGAGGTGTCCACCGGGCTGCAGGGTGGGCTCGGCCGCATCCTCATCCAGTACGCCGGCCAGTCCAGCGGAGACCCGGCCAAGGCGTGGGGCCCGATCTTCGGCGCCATCGTGCTCGGCCTCGTCGTAGCGGGGTCGATCGCCCTGCTCGGCGTCTTTCTCAAGAACTATCGACGCGTGGAGGTCAACGCATGATTCAGCACCAGCCACAGGCCCGGGCCGCCGCCGTCACCGTCAGCGGCGTCGACAAGACCTTCGAGACCCGCAGCGGCCAGGTGCGCGCGCTGCAGGGCATCGACCTCACCGTGCAGGCCGGCGAGTTCGTGTCGCTGATCGGGCCGAGCGGATGCGGCAAGTCAACGCTCATGCGCATCATCGCCGACCTCGACCAGCCCACGGTCGGCAGCGTCGCGGTCTTCGGCAAGAGCGCCGGTCAGGCCCGCCTCGACCAGGACTACGGCATCGCATTCCAGCAGGCCGGACTGCTGCCGTGGCGCACCGTCGCCGCGAACGTCGCCCTCCCGCTGGAACTGCACGGCGAAGCCTCCGGAGCCCGGAACGCCCGCGTGGCCGAGCTGCTCGACATGGTCGGACTCTCCGAGTTCGCCGACCGCTACCCCGACCAGCTCTCCGGCGGCATGCAACAGCGCGTCGCGATCGCCCGGTCGCTCGCCGAGAGCCCGAGCCTGCTGCTGATGGATGAACCGTTCGGTGCACTCGACGAGATGACGCGCGAACGGATGCAGACGGAGCTCGTGCGCATCTGCGCCGAGACGAAGGCCGCCGTCGTGTTCGTGACCCACTCGATCCCTGAGGCCGTCTACCTCTCCGACCGGGTCGTCGTGATGTCGGCCAGGCCGGGTCGGATCCAACAGATCGTGCCGATGCGCCTCGGCGGCGGCGACCGCGCGGAGAGCCGCACGGAGGCGCTCAGAGAGGACACGAGCTACTTCGAGATGATCACGGCCGTGCGCGAGGCGCTGCACGCGGGCAACGCCGGGGGACTGGCCGGGGCGGCAACCGGGGGAGTCGCGACCGCCGGGCTCGGAACGGCGCCGGTCTCGGTGCGCGGAGCGGAGACGCGCTGATGAGTGCGGCCAGCGTCTCGCCAACGGCACCGGGCAGGAGCCGGGCGCCGATGAGCGCTCGCACCGAGGCGTGGCTGCGGGTGATCGCGCCGGTCTCGGTCGGCGTCTTCGTGCTCGGGCTCTGGCAGTTCCTGGTGAGCGTCGTCGGCGTCAGCGAGTACCTGCTGCCGAGCCCGGCATCCATCGCTGAGCAGTTCGCCCTGTACCTGCCGTCGATCCTCTCCGCCATGGCGATCACCGGCACGAACGCCCTGATCGGTCTGCTCGTCGGCTCGATCCTCGGCATCGGCTTCGCCGCCCTCGCCGCGAACTTCCGCCCGATCGACGGCATGAGCGCCCCGGTGGTCGCCTCGCTCGCGGTCATCCCGATCGTCGCGCTCGCTCCCGTGCTGAACTCGATGTTCGGCGCAGACAGCCAGTTCAGCCGGCAGGCCATCGCCGCGCTCGCCACCTTCGTGCCCGTGTTCATCAACACCCTGCGCGGCTTCCGCCAGACCAGGGCGGTGCACCGCGATCTGATGCGGGTGTACGCGGCGAGCTCCGGCCAGGTGCTGCGCACCGTCACACTGCCGACCGCCGCACCGTTCATCTTCACCGGCATCCGCATCGCGTCATCGCTCGCCGTGATCTCCGCGCTCGTCGCCGAGTATTTCGGCGGGCCGCGCGGCGGGCTCGGCGGGCTCATCTCCACCTCGGCGGCCTCGAGCGCCTACGCCCGCGCCTGGGCGTACGTCGTGGCATCCATCGTGCTCGGACTCGTCTTCTACCTGGCGACGCTGCTCCTCGAGCGTCTCGCCAACAGGCGGAGGGGCGGCTCCTAGCCGGCACAAGCGTCCCACCGCTCACAAGGCGACGGGCAGGCAACACAACTCAACAGTTACAACCCACTAGGCACAACCCGATCGGCACAAGCTACCGGGCACAACCCGATTGGCACGGTTCCACACGCAGCACCTCATGCATCACTGGAGCAGGGAAAGGACTGAAAATGAAACACAGCACACGTCGCATCGCGACACTGGGCGCATTCACTCTGTCGGCAGCGCTCGTACTCTCCGCGTGTTCCGGATCCGGCGACACCTCTGGCGGTTCAACGGAGGGCTCGGGTGGCGGCGAGCTCACCCCGGTCAAACTGCAGCTGCAGTGGCTTCCGCAGGGCCAGTTCGCCGGCTACTTCGCCGCCGCAGACCAGGGCTACTTCGAGGAGGAGGGCCTGGACGTCGAGATCATCCCCTCCGGCGGTGACATCGTCCCGCAGGACGCGCTCGCCAACGGCGACGTCGACTACGCGATCGCCTGGGTGCCGAAGGCGCTCGGTTCGATCGAGGCCGGAGCCGAGATCACCGACATCGCGCAGATCTTCCAGCGTTCTGGCACCCTCCAGGTGTCGTGGGCGGATTCCGGCATCGACTCGGTCGCCGACTTCGAGGGCAAGAAGATCGGCTCGTGGGGCTTCGGCAACGAGTGGGAGATCTTCGCGGCCATGGCAGCGGAGGGCCTCGACTCCTCGACCGTCGAGATCATCACGCAGGACTTCAACATGAACGCCTTCCTGCAGGGTGACATCGACGCGGCGCAGGCGATGACGTACAACGAGTACGCGCAGCTTCTCGAGGCGATCGATCCGGACACCGGCAAGCAGTACACGGATGCCGACTTCAACGTGATCAGCTACCAGGACACGGTCGGCGCCATGCTGCAGGACGCGATCTGGGCCGACAGCAACCGCCTCGCCGACGACGCCGACTACCAGGACACGACGGTCAAGTTCCTGAAGGCCGTCGTCAAGGGCTGGATCTACGCGGCGGAGAACCCGCAGGAGGCCTCGGACATCACCATCGCCGCGGGCTCCAGCTGGGGCCCGAGCCACGAGCTCTGGATGGTCAACGAGACCAACAAGCTCATCTGGCCGTCGCCGGACGGCATCGGCATGATCGATGAGTCCTCGTGGGACGCCACGGTGAAGGGCGCGCTCTCGGCCGTCAACGAGACCGGAGCATCGCCGATCACGAAGGAGCCGCCGGCATCCGCCTGGACGAACGACTGGATCACCAAGGCTCTCGATGAGCTGAAGGCCGACGGCGTCGACGTGACGGGCGACGGCTTCGAACCCATCGAGGTCACCCTCAACGAGGGCGGCAACTAGCAACAACCCGTCCGTTGGTCGAGTAGCGAGGAACGAGCGTATCGAGACCTGGTCACCAGGTCTCGATACGCGCCGCAGGCGGCGCTACTCGACCAACGGTAGTCACCACACGAAAGGCAACGCAGCCCATGTCTGAGCCGTCCGATTCCCAGACCAACCCCGATCTCGACTCCCTCACCGGGGAGCTCGACCAGCAGCATGTCTTCCATTCCTGGTCGGCGCAGGGTCCGCTCACGCCGTTCGTGATCGCCAGCGGCCGGGGTTCGCGGGTCTGGGACCATGCGGGCAACAGCTACCTCGACTTCTCGAGCCAGCTGGTGAATGTGAACATCGGCCACCAGCATCCGGCGGTCATCGGCGCCATCCGCGAGCAGGCCAGCCTGCTCGCCACCGTCGCACCGGCCACGGCGAACCTGGCGCGTGGCGAGGCGGCCAAACGTGTCGCCGCCCTCGCGCCAGACGGCTTCAAAAAGGTGTTCTTCACCAATGGTGGTGCGGATGCCAACGAGAACGCCATCCGCATGGCGCGCCAGTTCACGGGGCGAGACACCGTGCTCAGCACCTACCGCTCGTACCATGGCAACACCGGGGCCGCCGTCGTCGCGACGGGCGACTGGCGCCGCATCCCGAACGAGTTCGCCCGGGGACACGTGCACTTCTTCGGACCGTACCTCTACCGCAGCGAGTTCTGGGCGGACTCCCCCGAGCAGGAATCCGAGCGTGCCCTGCGGCACCTCGAGCGCGTCATCCAGAGCGAGGGTCCGTCATCGATCGCGGCCATCCTGCTCGAATCGATCCCGGGAACGGCCGGCGTGCTGGTGCCGCCGCCCGGCTACCTCGCCGGAGTGCGCGCGCTGGCCGACCGCTACGGCATCATGCTGATCTTCGACGAGGTCATGGCCGGCTTCGGCCGATCGGGGCGCTGGTTCGCCTTCGACGGGCACGACGTCGTGCCCGACCTCATCACCTTTGCCAAGGGCGTGAACTCCGGCTACGTGCCCACCGGTGGTGTCATCATCAGCGACCCGATCGCGCACTTCTTCGACGACCGGGTGTTCCCAGGCGGGCTCACCTACAGCGGGCACCCGCTGGCGATGGCCTCGATCGTGGCTGCACTCGACGCGATGGCCTCGGAGGGGATCGTCGAGAATGCGGCATCCGTCGGCCGGGATCACATCGCCCCGGCGCTCGCGGCCCTCTTCAACGACCACCCGATCATCGGCGAGGTGCGCGGCGAGGGTGTCTTCTGGGCGCTGGAGCTGGTCGCGGACCGCAGCACCCGCGAGCCAGTGAGTGCGGCCGTGATGGGGCGGATCAAGAAAGAGCTGCTCGCCCGCGGCCTGCTGCCGTTCCTGGCCGACAACCGCATCCACGTCGTCCCGCCGTGCGTCGTCACGCCGGAGGAGGTGGCCGAGGCCGCCGCCATCTACGACGAGGTGCTCTCGCTCGACCTCCTCTCGTGAACGACCGACCGCCAGCATCGGCGCCAATTCCATAGATTGCCTGACCTCGGGCTGCCGCCTTTCGCAACGCTTCGCGTTGCGCTGATTGAGCTTGTCGAAATCCCTCACACTTTCCACAGATAGGACCAACTCATGACCGACCTCCCAACACTCGACCACTGGATCAATGGCGCTCCGGCATCCGGGGCCTCGACCCGCACCGCGCCCGTCTTCGACCCCGCCCGCGGCGTCGCGCAGAAGAACGTGCGCATGGCCAGCGCCGCCGACCTCGGCACGGCCGTCGCGGCCGCCCGCGCGGCGTTCCCCGGCTGGCGTGACACCTCGATCGCCAAGCGGCAGAGCGTGCTGTTCACCTTCCGCGAGCTGCTCAACAAGCGCTCGGGCGAGCTGGCCGCGATCCTCACCAGCGAACACGGCAAGGTGCTCTCGGATGCCGGCGGCGAGATCGCCCGCGGCCTCGAGGTCGTCGAGTTCGCCTGCAGCATGCCGACGCTGATCAAGGGGGAGTACTCCGAGAACGTCTCGACCGGCATCGACGTCTACTCGCTCAAGCAGCCGCTCGGCGTCGTCGGCATCATCAGCCCGTTCAACTTCCCCGCCATGGTGCCGCTGTGGTTCTTCCCGCTGGCGATCGCGGCCGGCAACACGGTCGTGCTGAAGCCGTCGGAGAAGGACCCGTCGGCGGCGAACTGGATGGCTGAGCTCATGAAGGAGGCCGGGCTGCCCGACGGCGTGCTCAACGTCGTGCACGGCGACAAGGAGGCCGTCGATGCCCTGCTCACGCATCCGGATGTCGCCTCGATCTCCTTCGTCGGATCGACCCCGATCGCCCGCTACATCTACGAGACCGCGAGCGCCAACGGCAAGCGGGTGCAGGCGCTCGGCGGCGCGAAGAACCACATGCTCGTGCTGCCGGATGCCGACCTCGACCTGGCCGCTGACGCCGCGGTCAACGCGGGCTTCGGCTCGGCCGGTGAGCGCTGCATGGCGATCAGCGTCGTGCTCGCCGTCGACGCCGTCGCCGACGCCCTGATCGAGAAGATCACCGAGCGCATGGCGACGCTGAAGACCGGCGACGGCCGCCGCGGCTGCGACATGGGCCCCCTCATCACGGGCGTGCACCGCGACAAGGTCTCCGGCTACATCGACGTCGCGGCGGCCGATGGGGCCACCGTCGTCGTCGACGGCCGTGGGGTCACCCCGGACGGTGACGCGAACGGCTTCTGGCTCGGCCCGACGCTGCTCGACAAGGTGCCGCTCAGCTCGGCCGCGTACACGGACGAGATCTTCGGGCCGGTGCTCTCCATCGTGCGGGTCGAGGGCTACGAGCAGGGCCTCGACATCATCAACTCGAGCCAGTACGGCAACGGCACGGCGATCTTCACGAACGACGGCGGCGC encodes:
- a CDS encoding nitrilase-related carbon-nitrogen hydrolase, producing MTANTRTGDTPNIVRAALTQTTWTGDKESMLDKHEQFARTAKEQGAEVICFQELFYGPYFGITEDAKYYDYAEPADGPVVQRFAALAKELGMVMILPIYEEDQPGVYYNTAVVVDADGTILGQYRKHHIPHLDKFWEKFYFRPGNMGYPVFDTAVGPIGVYICYDRHFPEGWRELALNGAQIVFNPNATKPGLSNRLWEIEQAAAAAANGMFVVASNRVGREDNEYGDLAVTFYGRSQVLDPRGNWVGELGSDTDEEVLVRDLDMSLIRQVRNDWQFFRDRRPESYTSIPKP
- the hydA gene encoding dihydropyrimidinase, with amino-acid sequence MATTLITGGTVVTSTGRADADVLVDGERIVAVLQRGSVLLGTDLTAGVDNVIDATGKYVIPGGIDAHTHMSLPFGGTAASDNFETGTRAAAWGGTTTIIDFAVQSHGQKVQDGLATWHGMAAGQCAIDYAFHQIIGDVNPDSLAALRGLPDEGISSYKMFMAYPGVFYSDDAQILRAMQVAADTGMMTMMHAENGPAIDVLVEQLLAQGKSDPYYHGVARAWQMEEEATHRAIMLANLTGAPLYVVHVSAKQAVEQLAAARDNGQNVFGETCPQYLYLSLEDNLGASSEEWGSFEGAKWVCSTPLRSKEEGHQHHMWQSLRTNDIQMVSTDHCPFCMKGQKDLGLGNFSKIPNGIGSVEHRMDLLYQGVVDGQISLERWVEITSTTPARMFGIYGKKGVIQPGADADIVVYDPNGHTSIGYPVDKDGNPTGRSHHMNMDHSAWEGYEIDGHVDTVLSRGKVVVTDRQYVGAKGDGQFVRRGLSQYLI
- a CDS encoding TIGR03842 family LLM class F420-dependent oxidoreductase — its product is MDFGAVLQTNPPSARTVQLAKLAEDHGFTHVWTFDSHLLWQEPYVIYSKILAETRKVIVGPMVTNPATRDWTVTASTYATLNEMYGNRTICGIGRGDSAVRVTNGAPTTLKTLRESIHVIRELANSRPVEYNGATLQFPWSTGSTLDIWVAAYGPLALKLAGEVGDGFILQLADVDIAAWMIKTVRDAAEAAGRDPMSVKFCIAAPMYIGDDWEHMREQCRWFGGMVGNHVADIVAKYGMHGDVPEALTDYIAGRESYDYNEHGRAGNTHASFVPDEIVDRFCIMGTAKEHIEKLEALKALGVDQFAGYLQHDNKEETLRVYGETVIPALSEHITAKA
- a CDS encoding ABC transporter permease is translated as MTVSPMGDQPTSLAESAAPVEPVETPRADLDPSTGSGRARRGQRRAPARGVRELQAWGYGALGLAAIVVVWELYKLLAPADGVVIGETRVLPRTTDLAMPHIWDMLARLFEPVTRADGAAPLWAAVGAGALVTLGIAAVGWLVGLVVGIGLALVMLRWRLAEWGLLPWIILSQTVPLIAFAPIVRSWGSRIEIGSFHWDDWMSVALIASYLAFFPIAIGALRGLQSPDVIHLELMHSYGIGWWRTLLKLRVPASVPYLLPALRLGAANAVIGAVVAEVSTGLQGGLGRILIQYAGQSSGDPAKAWGPIFGAIVLGLVVAGSIALLGVFLKNYRRVEVNA
- a CDS encoding ABC transporter ATP-binding protein, which translates into the protein MIQHQPQARAAAVTVSGVDKTFETRSGQVRALQGIDLTVQAGEFVSLIGPSGCGKSTLMRIIADLDQPTVGSVAVFGKSAGQARLDQDYGIAFQQAGLLPWRTVAANVALPLELHGEASGARNARVAELLDMVGLSEFADRYPDQLSGGMQQRVAIARSLAESPSLLLMDEPFGALDEMTRERMQTELVRICAETKAAVVFVTHSIPEAVYLSDRVVVMSARPGRIQQIVPMRLGGGDRAESRTEALREDTSYFEMITAVREALHAGNAGGLAGAATGGVATAGLGTAPVSVRGAETR
- a CDS encoding ABC transporter permease → MSARTEAWLRVIAPVSVGVFVLGLWQFLVSVVGVSEYLLPSPASIAEQFALYLPSILSAMAITGTNALIGLLVGSILGIGFAALAANFRPIDGMSAPVVASLAVIPIVALAPVLNSMFGADSQFSRQAIAALATFVPVFINTLRGFRQTRAVHRDLMRVYAASSGQVLRTVTLPTAAPFIFTGIRIASSLAVISALVAEYFGGPRGGLGGLISTSAASSAYARAWAYVVASIVLGLVFYLATLLLERLANRRRGGS
- a CDS encoding ABC transporter substrate-binding protein produces the protein MKHSTRRIATLGAFTLSAALVLSACSGSGDTSGGSTEGSGGGELTPVKLQLQWLPQGQFAGYFAAADQGYFEEEGLDVEIIPSGGDIVPQDALANGDVDYAIAWVPKALGSIEAGAEITDIAQIFQRSGTLQVSWADSGIDSVADFEGKKIGSWGFGNEWEIFAAMAAEGLDSSTVEIITQDFNMNAFLQGDIDAAQAMTYNEYAQLLEAIDPDTGKQYTDADFNVISYQDTVGAMLQDAIWADSNRLADDADYQDTTVKFLKAVVKGWIYAAENPQEASDITIAAGSSWGPSHELWMVNETNKLIWPSPDGIGMIDESSWDATVKGALSAVNETGASPITKEPPASAWTNDWITKALDELKADGVDVTGDGFEPIEVTLNEGGN
- a CDS encoding aspartate aminotransferase family protein, producing MSEPSDSQTNPDLDSLTGELDQQHVFHSWSAQGPLTPFVIASGRGSRVWDHAGNSYLDFSSQLVNVNIGHQHPAVIGAIREQASLLATVAPATANLARGEAAKRVAALAPDGFKKVFFTNGGADANENAIRMARQFTGRDTVLSTYRSYHGNTGAAVVATGDWRRIPNEFARGHVHFFGPYLYRSEFWADSPEQESERALRHLERVIQSEGPSSIAAILLESIPGTAGVLVPPPGYLAGVRALADRYGIMLIFDEVMAGFGRSGRWFAFDGHDVVPDLITFAKGVNSGYVPTGGVIISDPIAHFFDDRVFPGGLTYSGHPLAMASIVAALDAMASEGIVENAASVGRDHIAPALAALFNDHPIIGEVRGEGVFWALELVADRSTREPVSAAVMGRIKKELLARGLLPFLADNRIHVVPPCVVTPEEVAEAAAIYDEVLSLDLLS
- a CDS encoding CoA-acylating methylmalonate-semialdehyde dehydrogenase, which produces MTDLPTLDHWINGAPASGASTRTAPVFDPARGVAQKNVRMASAADLGTAVAAARAAFPGWRDTSIAKRQSVLFTFRELLNKRSGELAAILTSEHGKVLSDAGGEIARGLEVVEFACSMPTLIKGEYSENVSTGIDVYSLKQPLGVVGIISPFNFPAMVPLWFFPLAIAAGNTVVLKPSEKDPSAANWMAELMKEAGLPDGVLNVVHGDKEAVDALLTHPDVASISFVGSTPIARYIYETASANGKRVQALGGAKNHMLVLPDADLDLAADAAVNAGFGSAGERCMAISVVLAVDAVADALIEKITERMATLKTGDGRRGCDMGPLITGVHRDKVSGYIDVAAADGATVVVDGRGVTPDGDANGFWLGPTLLDKVPLSSAAYTDEIFGPVLSIVRVEGYEQGLDIINSSQYGNGTAIFTNDGGAARRFQNEVSVGMIGINVPIPVPVAYHSFGGWKDSLFGDSKAYGPAGIAFFTREKAVTSRWLDPSHGGLNLGFPQHD